A genomic window from Chaetodon trifascialis isolate fChaTrf1 chromosome 22, fChaTrf1.hap1, whole genome shotgun sequence includes:
- the LOC139350390 gene encoding mitogen-activated protein kinase 12-like, giving the protein MAVRSRTGFYRQEVNRTAWEVPERYRDLKQVGTGAYGTVCSAWDRRAGMQVAIKKLHRPFQSKLFAKRAYRELRLLKHMKHENVIGLLDVFTAEISLDRLRDFYLVMPFMGTDLGKLMKLERLTEDRIQFLVYQMLKGLKYIHSAGIIHRDLKPGNLAINPDCELKILDFGLARQADAEMTGYVVTRWYRAPEVILNWMHYTQTVDIWSAGCIMAEMLLGKPLFKGNDHLDQLREIMKITGTPAADFVVKLQSQDAKNYIRSLPKVPKKDLHSIFSKASSNAVSVLEKMLLLDPERRVSASEALDLPFFSEFRDAEEETEALPYDQTMDNTDLPLDQWKRHTFTEILTFRPPRDSRETSL; this is encoded by the exons ATGGCTGTGCGGTCCAGGACGGGATTCTACCGGCAGGAGGTCAACAGAACCGCGTGGGAGGTTCCAGAGAGGTACCGAGACCTGAAGCAGGTCGGGACAGGAGCGTACGGGACTGTGTG TTCAGCATGGGATCGCCGGGCAGGGATGCAGGTGGCCATCAAGAAACTTCATCGGCCCTTCCAGTCCAAACTTTTTGCCAAAAGGGCTTACAGAGAGCTGCGACTCCTCAAACACATGAAGCACGAGAAC GTAATTGGGCTCCTGGATGTTTTCACTGCTGAAATCTCATTGGACCGCTTACGTGACTT TTACCTGGTGATGCCGTTCATGGGCACTGACCTCGGCAAGCTGATGAAGCTGGAGAGACTAACAGAGGACAGAATACAGTTCCTCGTCTATCAGATGCTGAAAGGACTCAAG taTATCCACTCTGCAGGGATCATCCACAGG GACCTTAAACCTGGAAATTTAGCCATCAACCCAGACTGTGAGCTTAAG aTTCTTGATTTTGGGCTGGCGAGGCAGGCTGACGCAGAAATGACCGGTTATGTCGTGACGCGCTGGTACCGAGCGCCGGAGGTTATCCTCAACTGGATGCACTACACACAAACCG TGGATATCTGGTCGGCGGGTTGTATTATGGCTGAGATGCTGCTGGGAAAGCCGCTGTTCAAAGGAAATGATC ACCTGGACCAGCTTAGAGAAATCATGAAGATTACAGGAACCCCAGCAGCTGACTTTGTTGTGAAGCTGCAGAGCCAAGAT GCCAAAAACTACATCAGAAGTCTACCCAAAGTGCCAAAAAAAGACTTGCATTCTATTTTCTCCAAAGCTAGCTCAAATG CAGTGAGTGTCTTGGAAAAGATGCTGCTTCTGGACCCTGAGCGGAGGGTGAGCGCCTCGGAGGCGCTCGACCTGCCCTTCTTCAGTGAGTTCAgagatgcagaggaggagaccGAAGCGCTGCCTTATGATCAGACCATGGACAACACCGACCTGCCGCTGGACCAGTGGAAAC gtcaCACTTTCACAGAAATACTGACCTTCAGGCCGCCAAGGGACTCCAGAGAGACGTCACTttaa